A genomic segment from Bos mutus isolate GX-2022 chromosome 27, NWIPB_WYAK_1.1, whole genome shotgun sequence encodes:
- the DUSP4 gene encoding dual specificity protein phosphatase 4: MVTVDELREMDCSVLKRLMNRDENGGGAGGSGSHGALGLLSGGKCLLLDCRPFLAHSAGYIRGSVNVRCNTIVRRRAKGSVSLEQILPAEEEVRARLRSGLYSAVIVYDERSPRAESLREDSTVSLVVQALRRNAERTDICLLKGGYERFSSEYPEFCSKTKALAAIPPAVPPSTAESLDLSCSSCGTPLHDQGGPVEILPFLYLGSAYHAARRDMLDALGITALLNVSSDCPNHFEGHYQYKCIPVEDNHKADISSWFMEAIEYIDAVKDCRGRVLVHCQAGISRSATICLAYLMMKKRVRLEEAFEFVKQRRSIISPNFSFMGQLLQFESQVLATSCAVEAASPSGPLRERGKATPTPTSQFVFSFPVSVGVHPAPSSLPYLHSPITTSPSC; the protein is encoded by the exons ATGGTGACGGTGGACGAGCTGCGGGAGATGGACTGCAGCGTGCTCAAAAGGCTGATGAACCGGGACGAGaacggcggcggcgcgggcggtAGCGGCAGCCACGGCGCCCTGGGGCTGCTGAGCGGCGGCAAGTGCCTGCTCCTGGACTGCAGACCGTTCCTGGCGCACAGCGCGGGCTACATCCGAGGCTCGGTCAACGTGCGCTGCAACACTATTGTGCGGCGGCGGGCCAAGGGCTCCGTGAGCCTGGAGCAGATCCTGCCCGCCGAAGAGGAGGTGCGCGCCCGCCTGCGCTCCGGCCTCTACTCCGCCGTCATCGTCTACGACGAGCGCAGCCCGCGCGCCGAGAGCCTCCGTGAGGACAGCACCGTGTCGTTGGTGGTGCAGGCGCTGCGTCGCAACGCCGAGCGCACCGACATCTGCTTGCTGAAAG GTGGCTATGAGAGGTTCTCCTCCGAGTACCCAGAATTCTGTTCCAAGACCAAGGCTCTGGCAGCCATCCCACCTGCTGTGCCCCCAAGCACGGCGGAGTCCTTGGACCTGAGCTGCAGCTCCTGTGGGACCCCACTGCATGACCAG GGGGGTCCGGTGGAGATCCTGCCCTTCCTCTACCTCGGCAGTGCCTATCACGCGGCCCGCAGGGATATGCTGGATGCCCTGGGCATCACGGCCTTGCTGAACGTCTCCTCCGACTGCCCGAACCACTTCGAAGGACACTATCAGTACAAGTGTATCCCGGTGGAGGACAATCACAAGGCCGACATCAGCTCCTGGTTCATGGAGGCCATCGAGTACATCG ATGCGGTGAAGGACTGCCGCGGGCGCGTGCTGGTGCACTGCCAGGCTGGCATCTCCCGCTCGGCCACCATCTGCCTGGCCTACCTGATGATGAAGAAGCGCGTGCGGCTGGAGGAGGCCTTCGAGTTCGTCAAGCAGCGGCGGAGCATCATCTCGCCCAACTTCAGCTTCATGGGGCAGCTGCTGCAGTTTGAGTCGCAGGTGCTGGCCACGTCCTGCGCGGTGGAGGCTGCCAGCCCCTCGGGGCCCCTGCGCGAGCGGGGCAAGGCCACCCCCACGCCCACGTCGCAGTTCGTCTTCAGCTTCCCGGTCTCTGTGGGGGTGCACCCGGCCCCCAGCAGCCTGCCCTACCTGCACAGCCCCATCACCACCTCCCCCAGCTGTTAG